TCGCGAAGGCCCTCGTGGACCAGCCGGACGACGTCAGGGTCACGGAGATCGAGGGCGAGCAGACGACGGTCCTGGAGCTCAGGGTCGCGCAGGAGGATCTGGGCAAGGTGATCGGGAAGCAGGGGAGGACCGCGCGCTCCATCCGGACGATCCTGGCCGCGGCGGGGATGAAGTTGCGGAAGCGGGTCGTCCTCGAAATCCTCGAGTAGCCCCGTGAACCGGCCCCTTCCGGTGGGGAGGGTCTCCGGCTTTC
This portion of the Terriglobia bacterium genome encodes:
- a CDS encoding KH domain-containing protein, translating into MKELLELIAKALVDQPDDVRVTEIEGEQTTVLELRVAQEDLGKVIGKQGRTARSIRTILAAAGMKLRKRVVLEILE